A part of Larkinella insperata genomic DNA contains:
- a CDS encoding RNA polymerase sigma factor: MDNHYLLWTQAISGDATAYERLVRLFFQPLFQYGCKFSRNRELVKDCIQDVFLEVWQKRGVLDREIPPKPYLMASLRRRIHRVVMANRLVLEPDNLYAEQDFEVEFSVEEAFIREESTLQTARQCLRLLHSLPKRQQEVIYLKYFQELSRDQIAEVMNISPQSVSNLAQLALKWLKSQLKTKVLLVLLLLACFG, from the coding sequence ATGGACAACCATTACCTCCTCTGGACGCAGGCCATTTCGGGCGACGCCACCGCGTATGAACGGTTGGTTCGCCTGTTTTTTCAGCCCCTGTTTCAGTACGGATGCAAGTTCTCCCGCAACCGGGAACTCGTCAAGGATTGCATTCAGGATGTTTTTCTGGAAGTCTGGCAAAAAAGAGGGGTGCTCGATCGGGAAATTCCGCCCAAACCATACCTGATGGCGTCACTACGCCGACGGATTCACCGGGTCGTAATGGCCAACCGGTTGGTACTGGAACCCGATAATCTCTACGCGGAACAGGATTTCGAGGTTGAATTTTCGGTGGAGGAAGCCTTCATCCGGGAAGAGTCAACGCTGCAAACCGCCAGGCAGTGCTTGCGGCTGCTTCACTCACTGCCCAAACGCCAACAGGAGGTCATCTACCTGAAATATTTTCAGGAACTCAGCCGCGACCAGATTGCCGAGGTCATGAACATTTCTCCGCAGTCGGTATCCAACCTGGCTCAACTCGCCCTGAAATGGCTGAAATCCCAGTTAAAAACCAAGGTTCTGCTGGTTTTACTGCTTCTGGCGTGTTTTGGCTAA
- a CDS encoding YopX family protein codes for MTPEPYLTIWLQEALALVSQVPPADELPLTTTFSWRLMRTIGQSDRQGILLYESDLVEWDGRIFEIAWSSHRCGYALFQPLGTSEFPAFSLSALHARQVRILGNRYENPHLLEQRYISQLAA; via the coding sequence ATGACTCCGGAACCCTACCTTACCATCTGGCTCCAGGAAGCGCTGGCCTTGGTCAGTCAGGTGCCGCCCGCCGACGAGCTTCCCCTGACCACCACGTTCTCCTGGCGGCTGATGCGCACCATCGGGCAGTCGGATCGGCAGGGAATTCTGCTGTACGAAAGTGATCTGGTGGAATGGGACGGGCGCATATTTGAGATTGCCTGGTCGAGCCACCGATGCGGATATGCCCTGTTTCAACCCCTGGGTACCAGTGAATTTCCCGCCTTTTCACTCAGCGCCCTGCACGCCCGGCAGGTGCGGATTTTGGGCAACCGTTACGAAAACCCGCACCTCCTGGAACAACGGTATATTTCGCAGTTAGCCGCCTGA
- a CDS encoding zinc-dependent alcohol dehydrogenase — MMKAALKTAEGDFKVTEVETPKIPKPDWVLARVRVAGICGTDLRHWKHAEPELEHRIMGHELAGEVVEVGEAVTNVKPGDRVVIETLLGDETCPWCQSQQYNLCPHLYEVRMETVSRAFASYLIGPAKNFYKLPDHVSFEEATLLDTFSVCLHAVQLSGLKLNDKVAVIGAGPIGLGQLQLAKANGADVIITDVVDSSLQLALELGADAVVNSKKEDAYQKVMEFTGGRGVDIAFECAGGPSMPVTLPQATSFARIGGKVVIVGGFDAGKTSIELEWQRIQMAQIQLIPSASYAWWGIDREMQICLDLMAKGKLNAKKLITHSFPLDQINQAFETAQNKEETKAVFVALTL; from the coding sequence ATGATGAAGGCTGCCCTGAAGACGGCCGAGGGCGATTTTAAAGTGACTGAGGTAGAAACTCCTAAGATTCCCAAACCCGATTGGGTGCTCGCCCGGGTTCGGGTCGCGGGCATCTGCGGAACTGACCTTCGGCACTGGAAACACGCCGAACCAGAGCTGGAACACCGAATCATGGGTCACGAACTGGCCGGGGAGGTCGTGGAAGTCGGGGAAGCGGTTACCAACGTCAAACCGGGCGACCGGGTCGTTATCGAAACCCTACTGGGCGATGAGACCTGTCCCTGGTGCCAGTCGCAACAATATAACCTGTGCCCCCACCTCTACGAAGTTCGCATGGAAACCGTCTCCCGGGCTTTCGCTAGTTACCTGATCGGACCGGCCAAGAACTTTTATAAATTGCCCGACCACGTAAGTTTTGAAGAAGCTACCCTGCTGGACACTTTCTCGGTTTGTCTGCACGCCGTTCAACTCAGCGGGCTTAAACTGAACGACAAGGTAGCCGTCATTGGGGCGGGGCCCATCGGGTTGGGGCAGCTCCAACTGGCCAAGGCCAACGGAGCGGATGTGATCATCACCGATGTGGTGGATTCTTCGCTGCAACTGGCCCTGGAGCTGGGAGCCGATGCGGTGGTCAACTCCAAAAAGGAAGACGCCTACCAGAAAGTCATGGAATTTACGGGCGGCCGGGGGGTGGATATTGCCTTCGAATGCGCCGGGGGTCCCTCCATGCCCGTTACGTTGCCACAGGCCACATCCTTCGCCCGGATTGGCGGGAAGGTGGTCATCGTCGGGGGATTTGACGCGGGCAAAACCTCCATTGAGCTGGAATGGCAACGCATTCAGATGGCGCAGATTCAATTAATTCCGAGTGCCAGCTACGCCTGGTGGGGCATCGACCGCGAAATGCAGATCTGCTTGGATTTGATGGCCAAAGGAAAATTAAACGCCAAAAAACTGATCACCCACAGCTTCCCGCTGGATCAGATCAACCAGGCATTTGAAACGGCCCAGAACAAAGAAGAAACCAAGGCCGTCTTTGTGGCCCTGACCCTATAA
- a CDS encoding glycoside hydrolase family 30 protein produces MPNCPGKPSRSCLRPTTLGFHWYETWTGAGMNFENLSRVHEAFPDKALIFTEGCIEKFNRNQLNAGWLGERYGMSMIHDFNRGTVAWTDWNILLDEKGGTNHVGNFCFAPVHADTQSGKLIYTSSYYYLGHFFKFIRPGALRVSSAASRDTLLTTAFRNPDGKLAVVVMNPSDNRQAFRLQVGDKAAESSSQPHSITTFVVE; encoded by the coding sequence TTGCCAAACTGCCCCGGCAAACCCAGCAGGAGCTGCTTACGTCCTACTACCCTGGGCTTCCACTGGTACGAAACCTGGACGGGAGCCGGGATGAATTTCGAAAACCTGAGCCGCGTACACGAAGCGTTTCCCGACAAAGCGTTGATTTTTACCGAAGGATGCATCGAAAAGTTCAACCGAAACCAGCTCAACGCCGGGTGGCTGGGCGAACGGTACGGAATGTCGATGATTCATGATTTTAACCGGGGTACGGTTGCCTGGACCGACTGGAATATCCTGCTCGACGAGAAAGGCGGTACCAACCATGTTGGTAATTTCTGTTTTGCCCCCGTTCATGCCGACACCCAAAGCGGTAAGTTGATCTACACCAGTTCGTACTATTACCTCGGGCATTTTTTTAAATTCATCCGGCCGGGTGCCCTGCGCGTCAGCAGTGCCGCCAGTCGGGATACCTTGCTGACAACGGCCTTTCGAAACCCGGACGGGAAACTGGCGGTGGTGGTGATGAACCCTTCGGATAACCGGCAGGCATTCCGGCTTCAGGTGGGCGACAAGGCCGCTGAGTCCAGCAGCCAGCCGCACTCCATTACCACTTTTGTTGTGGAGTAA
- a CDS encoding response regulator, giving the protein MNPHHKAEPQAPEHAGKILVIEDSLDQWTLFKKALEEVNPQIKPVLANKPQVAFDLLEECQQTGSGFPLLIVLDLYVPKRQDGWQALEVIHSMPASISQIPVIMFTSSTDLEDLIDAYQQGVQSYVIKPKTVSEWMDCCRILSDYWWQAVKRSRTNPH; this is encoded by the coding sequence ATGAACCCACACCACAAAGCAGAGCCGCAGGCTCCTGAACACGCCGGAAAAATTTTGGTCATTGAAGATTCGCTGGATCAATGGACCTTATTTAAAAAAGCCCTTGAAGAAGTAAACCCCCAAATAAAACCGGTGCTGGCCAATAAGCCGCAGGTTGCCTTCGACTTGCTGGAAGAATGCCAGCAAACCGGCTCCGGCTTTCCCCTGCTGATTGTGCTGGATCTGTACGTGCCCAAACGACAGGATGGCTGGCAGGCGTTGGAAGTGATTCATAGTATGCCTGCTTCTATTAGCCAGATTCCGGTAATCATGTTTACGTCTTCAACCGATTTGGAAGATCTGATTGATGCCTACCAACAAGGCGTTCAATCCTACGTGATTAAACCAAAAACGGTTTCAGAATGGATGGACTGCTGCCGAATCCTGAGCGATTATTGGTGGCAGGCCGTAAAACGGTCACGAACGAACCCACATTAA
- a CDS encoding outer membrane beta-barrel protein, translating into MNRFFLIAPFVLVTQLSAQAQQPVQSPVIERTESILYEKRITEKRVSNSGIPSSPLSGNPASMVPEPVVAEPSSPVPSARPGQPAAPQPAFPEPPASQSEIRLLRMLMEAQGHKIDSIQQEIFRQKQAATASTEGQREPAASPATFKRDNVSVGVYMGPNLSTYSTDQDSLGSRARVGYQLGLYVRGGGRLFGQLGAEYVGISSKRYSKDDKGASLNQLNSTINTHYIQVPLQIGYRPLMTRSKRTGIRIQAGAELSYLLKADKNDFKLTDADYNQTVINLLGGLGVDLGPITLDVAYHHGIRDAYRVENAKLRMVSASLGFKF; encoded by the coding sequence ATGAATCGATTCTTTTTGATAGCGCCCTTTGTTCTGGTCACTCAGCTTTCCGCCCAGGCCCAGCAGCCCGTTCAGTCCCCCGTCATTGAACGTACCGAATCCATTCTCTACGAGAAGCGGATCACGGAAAAACGAGTGTCCAATTCCGGAATTCCCAGCTCACCGCTCTCCGGCAACCCCGCTTCGATGGTTCCGGAACCGGTGGTAGCCGAGCCTTCCTCACCCGTCCCCAGCGCCCGCCCCGGCCAACCGGCAGCCCCCCAACCGGCTTTCCCGGAGCCACCGGCCAGCCAAAGCGAAATCCGGCTGTTACGCATGTTAATGGAAGCGCAGGGCCACAAAATTGACAGCATTCAACAGGAAATTTTCCGGCAAAAACAGGCGGCTACCGCGTCCACGGAAGGTCAGCGCGAGCCGGCCGCTTCACCGGCAACCTTCAAACGCGATAACGTTTCGGTGGGCGTTTATATGGGACCGAATCTTTCGACCTATTCAACGGATCAAGACAGCCTAGGTTCGCGGGCCCGGGTGGGTTACCAGCTGGGTCTGTACGTGCGCGGGGGTGGTCGGCTGTTTGGCCAGTTGGGCGCCGAGTACGTGGGCATTTCGTCCAAACGCTACAGCAAAGACGACAAGGGCGCTTCGCTGAACCAACTCAACAGCACGATCAACACGCATTACATTCAGGTTCCGCTCCAGATCGGCTACCGGCCCTTGATGACCCGGTCCAAGCGAACGGGCATCCGGATTCAGGCGGGGGCCGAGCTATCGTATCTGCTGAAGGCCGACAAAAACGATTTTAAATTAACCGACGCGGATTACAACCAAACGGTAATCAATTTGCTGGGTGGTCTTGGCGTTGACCTGGGGCCCATTACCCTCGATGTGGCGTACCACCACGGCATCCGGGATGCGTACCGGGTCGAAAACGCCAAACTTCGGATGGTCAGCGCCAGTCTGGGGTTCAAATTTTAA
- a CDS encoding glycoside hydrolase family 88 protein, with translation MIQINNALQPADFTTRLQQFWDLSAQKINLIDTHYDTAKGSPVFTVQGHYTTRGWTEWTQGFQFGSAILQFDATGDERFLEMGRQKTLTVMAPHISHIGVHDHGFNNVSTYGNLLRLIREGKTEFNEWEKNFYELALKISGAVQASRWTTMKTGGFIHSFNGPHSLFVDTIRSCRAVVLSHSLGHVFQGEGDVVINLLDRALQHMKATADYSVFYGEGRDTYDLWGRTAHESVFNTKDGNFRCPNSQQGYTGFSTWTRGLAWAMCGFAEQLEYLDTFEKTDLEPFGGWTVVEAYLLKAARATCDFYIEHTPTNGIPYWDTGAPGLANMGDYLAKPADPHNDFEPVDSSAAAIGAQGLLRLGKYMSERGDVENGLRYWQAGLTVLDSLFSEPYLSTDPDHQGLILHSIYHRPNGWDYVPEGSKIPYGESSMWGDYHAREVALYLQRVVNNETYYTFFGALS, from the coding sequence ATGATTCAAATCAACAACGCCCTCCAACCGGCCGACTTCACCACCCGACTTCAACAATTCTGGGATCTATCCGCCCAAAAAATTAACCTCATTGACACCCACTACGATACCGCCAAAGGGTCCCCGGTTTTTACCGTGCAGGGGCATTACACCACCCGCGGCTGGACCGAGTGGACGCAGGGCTTTCAGTTTGGCTCGGCCATTCTGCAATTCGACGCTACCGGTGACGAGCGCTTCCTGGAAATGGGGCGCCAGAAAACCCTGACGGTCATGGCTCCGCACATCAGCCACATTGGCGTGCACGACCACGGTTTTAACAACGTGAGCACGTACGGCAACCTGCTGCGGCTCATACGGGAAGGCAAAACCGAGTTCAACGAGTGGGAAAAGAATTTTTACGAACTGGCGCTCAAAATCTCGGGAGCCGTGCAGGCCAGCCGCTGGACCACCATGAAAACCGGCGGTTTTATTCACTCCTTCAACGGTCCGCACTCGCTTTTCGTCGACACCATCCGGTCGTGCCGGGCGGTGGTGCTGAGCCACAGCCTGGGCCACGTCTTCCAGGGCGAGGGCGACGTGGTGATTAACCTGCTCGACCGCGCCCTGCAGCACATGAAAGCCACCGCCGACTACTCGGTGTTTTACGGCGAAGGGCGCGACACCTACGACCTCTGGGGCCGCACGGCGCACGAAAGCGTGTTCAATACCAAAGACGGCAATTTCCGCTGCCCCAACTCCCAGCAGGGCTACACGGGTTTCTCAACCTGGACGCGCGGCCTGGCCTGGGCCATGTGCGGTTTTGCCGAACAACTCGAATACCTGGATACTTTCGAGAAAACCGACCTGGAACCGTTTGGCGGCTGGACGGTGGTGGAAGCGTACCTGCTCAAAGCCGCCCGCGCCACCTGCGACTTCTACATTGAACACACCCCCACCAACGGCATTCCGTACTGGGACACGGGCGCACCGGGTCTGGCCAACATGGGCGACTACCTCGCCAAACCCGCCGACCCCCACAACGACTTTGAGCCAGTAGACAGCTCGGCGGCCGCCATCGGGGCGCAGGGACTGCTTCGGCTGGGCAAATATATGTCCGAGCGGGGTGATGTGGAAAACGGCCTGCGGTACTGGCAGGCGGGGTTAACAGTGTTAGATTCATTATTTTCGGAGCCGTACCTGAGCACTGACCCCGATCACCAGGGGTTGATCCTGCACTCGATTTACCACCGGCCCAACGGCTGGGATTACGTGCCGGAAGGCAGCAAGATTCCGTACGGCGAGTCGAGTATGTGGGGGGATTACCACGCCCGCGAAGTGGCGCTCTACCTGCAACGGGTCGTCAACAATGAAACGTATTATACCTTCTTCGGCGCTTTGTCATGA
- a CDS encoding sugar phosphate isomerase/epimerase family protein encodes MNPASQPEPSAGEPAFRESPFRDFSKLCVHTITTKPWSVEEAAEHFALSGIGGITVWRDALANRNIHQTGQLLRDHNLTVVSLCRGGFFPHLEAGGRQAAIDENRRAIDEAAELGAPHVVLVCGAAPGQPLTESRQQIRDGIAALLPHAEASGVKLAIEPLHPMYADNRSAINTLGQANDMAEDLNSPWVGVAVDVYHLWWDPNLEQEIRRCGKNGHLFAFHICDWKTPTVDLLNDRGLMGEGCINIRQIRSWVEATGFSGFNEVEIFSNRYWAEDQKEFLEKIKNGYLYHS; translated from the coding sequence ATGAACCCAGCCTCGCAACCAGAACCGTCGGCGGGAGAACCTGCGTTCCGGGAATCTCCATTCCGGGACTTTTCAAAACTTTGCGTACACACGATTACGACAAAACCGTGGTCGGTGGAAGAAGCCGCCGAGCATTTTGCCCTCTCCGGAATTGGCGGCATTACGGTCTGGAGGGATGCGCTCGCTAACCGCAACATCCACCAGACCGGCCAGCTCCTGCGCGATCATAACCTGACGGTGGTGTCGCTCTGCCGGGGTGGATTCTTTCCGCACCTGGAAGCCGGTGGGCGTCAGGCAGCAATCGATGAAAACCGCCGGGCCATCGACGAAGCCGCCGAACTGGGGGCACCGCACGTGGTGCTGGTTTGCGGAGCCGCTCCCGGCCAGCCACTGACCGAATCCCGCCAGCAAATCCGTGACGGTATTGCCGCCCTGTTGCCGCACGCCGAAGCCAGCGGGGTGAAGCTCGCCATTGAACCGCTGCACCCGATGTACGCCGATAATCGTTCGGCCATCAACACGTTAGGGCAGGCCAACGACATGGCCGAAGACCTGAATTCACCGTGGGTGGGCGTGGCCGTCGATGTCTATCACCTCTGGTGGGACCCGAATCTGGAACAGGAAATCCGGCGGTGCGGTAAAAACGGCCATTTGTTCGCTTTTCACATCTGTGACTGGAAAACCCCGACGGTGGACCTGCTCAACGACCGCGGATTGATGGGCGAGGGCTGCATCAACATTCGCCAGATTCGGTCTTGGGTCGAAGCAACGGGCTTCAGCGGGTTCAACGAGGTCGAAATCTTCTCGAACCGCTACTGGGCCGAAGATCAGAAGGAGTTTCTGGAAAAAATCAAAAACGGCTATTTGTATCATTCATAA
- a CDS encoding Gfo/Idh/MocA family protein, whose product MKEHKVGIIMNGVTGRMGTNQHLLRSIVAIIKQGGVKVGPDEVIMPDPILVGRDVNKLEKLCQQSGVTKMTTNVDEALADPHNIIYFDAQTTGRRAEGVRKAVEAGKHVYCEKPTAVSTEVAMELYELCKAAGLKNGVVQDKLWLPGLLKLKRLIQNDFFGKILSVRGEFGYWVFEGHTIPAQRPSWNYRKEDDGGIIVDMLCHWRYVLDNVFGNVKSVSCLGATHIPERIDEQGKPYTATADDAAYATFELEGGVIAQFNSSWTTRVRRDDLLTLHVDGTKGSAVAGLRECYIQHYGNTPKPVWNPDIEQPIKFFEGWAKVPEQEPFDNAFKVQWELFLKHVVKDEPFPWDLREGAKGVQLAEKGIESWEKRCWVDIPEL is encoded by the coding sequence GTGAAAGAACACAAAGTCGGTATTATCATGAACGGCGTCACGGGCCGGATGGGTACCAATCAGCACCTGCTGCGTTCCATTGTCGCCATCATCAAACAGGGCGGGGTAAAAGTCGGGCCGGATGAGGTCATTATGCCCGATCCGATTCTGGTCGGCCGGGATGTCAATAAACTCGAAAAATTATGCCAGCAGTCGGGCGTAACCAAGATGACGACCAACGTCGATGAAGCCCTGGCTGATCCGCATAACATCATTTATTTCGACGCCCAGACCACGGGCCGCCGGGCCGAGGGTGTCCGCAAAGCCGTGGAAGCCGGAAAACACGTTTATTGCGAGAAGCCAACGGCCGTCAGCACCGAAGTGGCGATGGAACTGTATGAACTCTGCAAAGCGGCCGGTCTGAAAAACGGCGTAGTGCAGGACAAACTCTGGCTGCCCGGCCTGCTGAAGCTCAAGCGGTTGATTCAGAACGACTTCTTCGGTAAGATTCTGTCCGTTCGGGGCGAGTTCGGTTACTGGGTGTTTGAGGGACACACCATCCCGGCCCAGCGCCCCTCGTGGAATTACCGCAAGGAAGACGACGGCGGCATTATTGTAGATATGCTTTGCCACTGGCGCTATGTGCTGGACAACGTGTTTGGAAACGTAAAATCCGTGTCCTGTCTGGGGGCCACGCACATTCCCGAGCGGATCGACGAGCAGGGAAAACCGTATACGGCCACCGCCGACGATGCCGCCTACGCAACGTTTGAACTCGAAGGGGGCGTTATCGCGCAGTTCAACTCTTCCTGGACCACGCGGGTTCGGCGCGACGACCTGCTGACGCTGCACGTCGACGGCACGAAAGGCTCGGCGGTGGCCGGGTTGCGCGAGTGCTACATCCAGCATTACGGCAACACGCCCAAACCCGTCTGGAACCCCGACATCGAGCAACCCATCAAGTTTTTCGAAGGCTGGGCCAAGGTGCCCGAGCAGGAGCCGTTTGACAACGCCTTCAAGGTGCAGTGGGAACTGTTTCTGAAACACGTCGTGAAAGACGAGCCGTTTCCGTGGGATTTGCGGGAAGGGGCCAAGGGCGTTCAACTGGCCGAGAAAGGCATTGAAAGCTGGGAAAAACGGTGCTGGGTTGATATTCCGGAATTATGA
- a CDS encoding 3-ketoacyl-ACP reductase codes for MKRVAFVTGGSRGIGYGVAEHLAKAGFDLAINGVRPQEAVGEALAGLRELGADVLYCQGDIASKEDRTRMMEQIMAHFGRLNVLVNNAGVAPKERRDILEATEESFEHVLSTNLQGAYFLTQAAANWMIRQKAEQPDFTARIINVSSISATVASVNRGEYCVAKAGLSMATQLFAARLGEFDIPVFEVRPGIIRTDMTAGVVGKYDKLIDEGLTVQKRWGFPDDVGRAVASLARGDFPYSTGQVIMVDGGMTIPRL; via the coding sequence ATGAAACGGGTCGCGTTTGTAACGGGCGGCAGCCGGGGCATTGGCTACGGCGTCGCCGAACACCTGGCCAAAGCGGGTTTCGATCTGGCTATCAACGGGGTCCGGCCCCAGGAAGCCGTCGGGGAGGCCCTGGCGGGGCTGCGGGAACTGGGGGCGGATGTGCTCTATTGCCAGGGCGATATTGCTTCCAAAGAAGACCGTACCCGGATGATGGAGCAGATCATGGCCCATTTCGGGCGGTTGAACGTACTGGTTAATAACGCGGGGGTTGCCCCGAAGGAACGGCGCGACATCCTGGAAGCCACCGAAGAAAGCTTCGAGCACGTTTTGTCGACCAACCTGCAGGGCGCTTATTTTCTGACCCAGGCTGCGGCCAACTGGATGATCCGGCAGAAAGCAGAGCAACCCGACTTTACGGCCCGCATCATCAACGTTTCTTCGATCTCGGCCACGGTCGCTTCCGTCAACCGGGGCGAGTATTGCGTGGCGAAAGCGGGGTTGAGCATGGCAACGCAGTTGTTTGCCGCCCGGCTGGGGGAGTTCGACATACCGGTGTTTGAAGTCCGGCCCGGCATCATCCGCACCGACATGACCGCGGGGGTGGTCGGTAAATACGACAAACTGATCGACGAGGGCCTGACGGTGCAGAAACGTTGGGGCTTTCCCGACGATGTGGGCCGGGCGGTAGCGTCGCTGGCCCGGGGTGATTTCCCGTATTCGACCGGTCAGGTAATCATGGTCGATGGCGGGATGACCATACCGAGATTGTAG
- a CDS encoding Gfo/Idh/MocA family oxidoreductase — MQNDSRRTFLKTAATGSLAVLGLPTIIPAHAFGANDRIRVAVIGVNGRGKNHISGFSALPNVEVVTLCDVDNVVLGERAAEFEKTYSRKVKTEPDLRKVYEDKNIDAVSIATPNHWHALAAIWACQAGKDVYVEKPGTHNLKEGRKLIEAAAKYNRMVQHGVQLRSSTAIQEAIKHLRDGLIGKVYMARGLVYKWRPDIGNQGTSAVPAGLNWDLWQGPAKAREFSKNYVHYNWHWFWDYGNGDIGNQGIHETDLAMWGLDVGLPEEISSMGGKYLWNDCKETPETLISTYRYPKEGKILQFEVRPWMTNREDGIEIGNLFYGDKGYMVINGYNDYKTFLGKERTPGPAGHAGGDHYLNFIEAVRSRDKSKLNGPVETAHLASGLAHLGNISYRLGRQLKFDPKKEEFIGDSEANAHLSRPYRAPYTLPKHV; from the coding sequence ATGCAGAACGACTCCCGACGTACCTTTCTCAAAACTGCCGCCACCGGCTCGCTGGCCGTGCTGGGTCTGCCGACCATCATCCCCGCCCACGCCTTCGGGGCCAACGACCGCATCCGGGTGGCCGTTATCGGCGTCAACGGTCGCGGTAAAAACCACATCTCCGGCTTTTCCGCTTTGCCCAACGTGGAGGTCGTTACACTCTGCGACGTGGACAACGTGGTGCTCGGGGAGCGGGCGGCCGAGTTTGAGAAAACCTACTCCCGCAAGGTGAAAACCGAGCCGGATTTGCGGAAAGTCTACGAAGACAAAAACATCGATGCCGTCAGTATTGCCACGCCCAACCACTGGCACGCGCTGGCGGCCATCTGGGCGTGCCAGGCCGGAAAAGATGTGTACGTCGAGAAACCGGGTACGCACAACCTGAAGGAGGGCCGGAAGCTGATCGAAGCGGCTGCCAAATACAACCGCATGGTGCAGCACGGGGTGCAGTTGCGCAGTTCGACGGCCATTCAGGAGGCCATCAAGCACCTGCGCGACGGGTTGATCGGGAAGGTATACATGGCGCGGGGCCTGGTGTATAAATGGCGTCCGGATATTGGTAACCAGGGCACCAGTGCGGTTCCGGCGGGGCTCAACTGGGATCTCTGGCAGGGACCGGCCAAGGCGCGCGAGTTCAGCAAGAATTACGTGCACTACAACTGGCACTGGTTCTGGGACTACGGCAATGGCGACATCGGCAACCAGGGTATTCACGAAACCGACCTGGCCATGTGGGGTCTGGACGTGGGGTTGCCGGAGGAAATCAGTTCGATGGGCGGAAAGTACCTCTGGAACGACTGCAAGGAAACACCAGAAACGCTGATTTCGACCTACCGGTATCCGAAAGAAGGCAAAATTCTTCAGTTTGAAGTACGCCCGTGGATGACCAACCGGGAAGATGGTATTGAAATCGGCAACCTGTTTTACGGCGACAAGGGCTACATGGTCATCAACGGTTACAACGATTACAAAACGTTTCTGGGCAAGGAACGTACCCCCGGACCCGCCGGTCACGCGGGCGGGGATCATTACCTGAATTTTATCGAAGCTGTGCGCTCGCGCGACAAATCGAAGCTGAACGGTCCGGTGGAAACCGCGCATTTGGCGTCGGGTCTGGCGCATTTGGGCAACATTTCGTACCGGCTGGGCCGCCAGTTAAAATTCGATCCGAAAAAAGAAGAGTTCATCGGCGATTCGGAGGCCAACGCGCACCTGAGCCGGCCGTACCGCGCGCCGTATACGCTGCCGAAGCACGTTTAA